A genomic window from Shewanella vesiculosa includes:
- a CDS encoding 3'-5' exonuclease, which produces MTNFSDNEILNWAALLKLKAKNSKDRRLHDFYQAGTYCNETPLSDIEFVALDFETTGLDSQQNSIISIGLVPFNLRRIFCRKAKKWYLNPQDKLQENSIIIHGITHSDLQGAPDLLLILEQLLDELAGKVVVVHYRHIERDFLDHALRLLINEGIVFPVIDTMQIEANLQRAKSQGILSFFKPKHKVSIRLANTRERYNLPAYAPHDALTDAIATAELLQAQINYHFSSDTEIRKLWL; this is translated from the coding sequence ATGACCAATTTTAGCGATAACGAAATTTTAAACTGGGCAGCGTTGCTTAAATTAAAAGCAAAAAACAGTAAAGATCGACGCTTACATGATTTTTATCAAGCGGGTACCTACTGCAATGAAACTCCATTGAGCGACATTGAATTTGTCGCGCTTGATTTTGAAACTACTGGCCTAGATTCGCAGCAAAATAGTATTATTAGTATTGGTCTAGTGCCGTTTAATTTACGGCGAATTTTTTGCCGTAAAGCCAAAAAATGGTATCTCAATCCACAAGATAAACTCCAAGAAAACTCGATTATTATCCATGGTATTACCCACTCCGATTTACAAGGAGCACCTGATCTGTTGCTTATTTTAGAACAGCTTTTAGATGAACTGGCAGGTAAAGTGGTCGTGGTACATTATCGCCATATTGAACGTGACTTTCTGGATCACGCTTTACGACTGTTGATTAATGAAGGCATTGTCTTCCCAGTGATTGATACCATGCAAATTGAAGCTAATTTACAACGGGCTAAATCTCAGGGAATATTGAGTTTTTTTAAACCCAAACACAAGGTGTCAATTCGACTGGCTAATACTCGAGAGCGTTACAACTTACCCGCTTATGCACCTCATGATGCCCTAACCGACGCAATTGCCACTGCCGAGTTACTACAGGCACAAATTAACTATCATTTTAGCTCTGATACTGAAATTCGAAAATTGTGGCTATAG
- a CDS encoding putative nucleotidyltransferase substrate binding domain-containing protein encodes MSAELLEIQSFIAQYAPFDQLPEQVIIEVAKSVEISYYRTDSMIVNFTDNITELYMIRSGVVELYRRKGELYNRLDQGQLFGQMGLLTNNKVRFPAKAVKDTLLYCIPESVFTDLCEHYDDFADFVEVEDTTRLKQAVKGKTSDNALTTSKVKTLLTREALVLPCNTTIQAVAKIMADENISAVLINDPTIENQQDSSFVGIITEHDLCANVIAAGINVDNPISQVMTTQLFSLDHNAYIFEAMLLMLRNNIHHLPILKNKKPIGLIEVADIIRYESQNSLLFVSSIFQQKSSEDLVFLSAQLKNCFVRMVNEDANSHMVGRAMSEIGRNFKQRLLELAEEKFGPPPVPYCFLALGSMARDEQLMVTDQDNAIILDNSYQVALHGAYFEQLANFVCDGLAACGYSYCTGDIMASNPENRKTRAQWEECFGDWIDNPNPQALLNCSIFFDLTGVYGRIKWAEQLNAFILRKAKKNNRFLACLAHNALNRKPPLGFFKDFVMEKDGRHNNSINLKRRGTAPLADLIRVHALAIGSQSQNSFERLEDIIEAGILPTSKGEDLQHAMELISLVRLRHQSSDIESGIEPDNNIEPESMSDFERRNLKDAFLVLSNAQNFLKYRYTANKL; translated from the coding sequence ATGTCAGCCGAACTACTCGAAATTCAAAGCTTTATTGCCCAGTACGCTCCCTTTGATCAGCTTCCTGAACAAGTCATCATTGAAGTTGCCAAAAGCGTTGAAATTTCTTATTACCGTACCGATAGCATGATAGTTAATTTCACCGATAACATTACCGAACTGTATATGATCCGCAGCGGAGTGGTTGAGCTATATCGCCGTAAAGGTGAATTGTATAATCGCCTCGATCAAGGGCAATTATTTGGCCAAATGGGTTTACTGACTAATAATAAAGTTCGTTTTCCAGCCAAAGCGGTAAAAGATACCCTGCTATATTGTATTCCAGAGTCAGTATTTACTGATTTGTGCGAACATTACGACGATTTCGCCGATTTTGTAGAGGTTGAAGATACCACGCGTTTAAAACAGGCTGTAAAAGGTAAAACCAGTGACAATGCGCTGACCACATCTAAGGTGAAAACCTTACTGACCCGAGAGGCTCTGGTGCTTCCCTGTAATACGACAATCCAAGCAGTGGCCAAAATTATGGCCGACGAGAATATTTCTGCAGTATTAATTAATGATCCGACGATAGAAAATCAACAAGACAGCAGTTTCGTTGGCATTATTACTGAGCACGATTTGTGTGCAAATGTAATTGCTGCAGGCATCAATGTTGACAATCCTATCTCACAAGTCATGACGACTCAGTTGTTTTCACTGGATCATAACGCATATATCTTTGAAGCCATGCTGCTTATGTTGCGTAATAACATTCACCATCTGCCTATTTTAAAGAATAAAAAACCCATTGGACTGATCGAAGTTGCGGATATTATCCGTTACGAATCACAAAATAGTTTGTTATTTGTCAGCAGTATTTTTCAGCAAAAAAGTAGCGAAGATTTAGTGTTTCTTTCTGCACAGCTGAAAAATTGTTTTGTGCGTATGGTTAATGAAGATGCCAACTCCCACATGGTTGGTCGGGCAATGTCAGAAATTGGCCGTAACTTTAAACAGCGTTTGTTAGAACTGGCGGAAGAAAAATTTGGCCCGCCACCAGTGCCCTACTGCTTTTTAGCACTGGGGTCGATGGCCCGTGATGAGCAGCTGATGGTCACCGACCAAGACAATGCCATTATTCTCGACAATAGTTATCAAGTCGCCTTGCATGGTGCCTACTTTGAACAGCTAGCAAACTTTGTCTGTGATGGTTTAGCCGCCTGCGGCTACAGCTATTGCACCGGTGATATTATGGCCAGCAACCCAGAGAACCGCAAAACACGTGCGCAGTGGGAAGAATGTTTCGGTGACTGGATAGACAATCCTAATCCACAAGCGTTATTAAATTGCTCAATTTTCTTTGACCTTACCGGTGTCTATGGCCGCATCAAATGGGCTGAACAGTTAAATGCATTTATTCTTAGAAAAGCAAAGAAAAACAACCGCTTCTTAGCCTGCTTGGCACACAATGCTCTTAACCGTAAACCTCCGCTGGGATTTTTTAAAGATTTTGTAATGGAAAAAGATGGTCGCCACAATAACTCGATTAATTTAAAACGTCGTGGTACTGCACCATTGGCGGATTTAATTCGAGTACATGCCTTAGCCATCGGTTCGCAATCACAAAACTCATTTGAACGCTTAGAAGATATTATCGAAGCGGGTATTCTACCCACCTCAAAAGGTGAGGATTTACAACATGCCATGGAGCTTATCTCTCTGGTTCGCTTGCGCCATCAGTCGTCAGATATCGAATCTGGTATTGAACCTGATAATAATATTGAACCGGAAAGTATGTCTGATTTTGAGCGACGCAACCTTAAAGATGCTTTTTTAGTGTTAAGTAATGCGCAAAACTTTTTAAAATATCGTTATACAGCCAACAAACTTTAA
- the iadA gene encoding beta-aspartyl-peptidase — MKLFKSAHVYAPQYLGQKDVLIAGDKIIAVEDNINLIASSFVEVIQTDGLILTPGFVDSLVHITGGGGEGGYTTRTPEMHINEAIKGGVTTVIGVLGTDAQTRSLENLLAKAYALEEQGISVYCYTGSYHYPMVTVTQSMKHDIMLIEKFIGVGEVAIADHRSSQLTAHEMARLTSEARVAGMLAGKAGIVSVHLGDENSRLDLLYDVIAQFDIPITQYYPTHINRSRALFEAGIEFTTKGGYIDFTTSTTAQIIEQGEIPAAQALALALKQGVPVHQITMSSDGNASLPVFDHLGKLIDLQVGQVCSLHQAMVDAVKQFDVSIEDALTSITLSPASILQLKAKGCIAAGLDADINLLNAHTLAIEAVYSKGERVYCDGVSQLKIPF, encoded by the coding sequence ATGAAATTATTTAAATCTGCTCACGTTTATGCACCCCAATATCTTGGTCAAAAAGATGTGCTGATTGCTGGTGATAAAATTATTGCCGTTGAAGACAACATCAACTTAATCGCCAGCTCATTTGTTGAAGTAATCCAAACTGATGGACTTATTTTAACTCCAGGCTTTGTTGATTCACTCGTGCATATTACCGGTGGTGGTGGTGAAGGCGGTTATACCACTCGCACCCCGGAGATGCATATTAATGAAGCCATAAAAGGCGGCGTGACGACTGTAATTGGAGTGCTGGGAACAGATGCACAAACCCGAAGTTTAGAGAACTTACTCGCCAAAGCCTATGCCTTAGAAGAGCAAGGCATATCGGTTTACTGTTATACAGGTTCTTACCATTATCCTATGGTGACAGTCACTCAATCCATGAAACACGATATCATGCTTATTGAGAAGTTTATTGGTGTTGGAGAGGTGGCCATTGCTGATCACAGAAGTTCTCAATTAACCGCTCATGAAATGGCAAGGTTAACATCTGAAGCAAGAGTGGCCGGCATGTTAGCGGGAAAAGCAGGAATTGTAAGTGTGCATTTAGGCGATGAAAACAGTCGCCTAGATTTGCTTTATGATGTTATTGCACAATTTGATATTCCCATCACCCAGTACTATCCAACCCATATTAATCGCAGTCGCGCCTTGTTTGAGGCTGGGATTGAATTTACCACCAAAGGGGGTTATATCGACTTTACTACCAGTACAACAGCGCAAATTATTGAGCAAGGCGAAATACCGGCCGCACAAGCATTAGCCTTAGCGTTAAAACAGGGAGTACCTGTGCACCAAATCACCATGAGCTCCGATGGTAATGCGAGTTTGCCGGTATTTGATCACTTAGGTAAATTAATCGATTTACAAGTGGGTCAAGTCTGCAGCCTTCATCAAGCTATGGTTGACGCAGTAAAACAGTTTGACGTGTCAATTGAAGATGCTTTGACGTCGATAACTCTGTCCCCTGCGAGCATTTTGCAACTTAAGGCTAAAGGCTGTATCGCAGCTGGGTTGGATGCCGATATTAATCTACTTAATGCACATACATTGGCAATAGAGGCGGTATACAGTAAAGGCGAACGAGTCTATTGTGACGGCGTATCTCAATTGAAAATACCGTTTTAA